One genomic window of Actinomycetota bacterium includes the following:
- a CDS encoding CoA-binding protein, whose protein sequence is MKQQEFAESLVEEFLSARVYAVVGVSTNRDKYGYRVYQDLKEGGYTVYPVNPHYEDIFGERCYPDLSSLPEKPEVVEFVCPPPVTEQTLYEMKALGIERAWMQPGAESPQAIRFCEDQGIKAIHGLCVMVERRMKRGGKPAED, encoded by the coding sequence ATGAAGCAACAGGAGTTCGCCGAGAGCCTGGTGGAGGAATTCCTCTCGGCGCGGGTATATGCGGTGGTGGGGGTATCCACCAACCGGGACAAGTACGGCTACCGGGTCTACCAAGACCTCAAGGAAGGCGGATACACCGTTTACCCCGTCAACCCGCACTACGAGGACATCTTCGGGGAGAGATGCTACCCCGATCTCTCCTCCCTGCCCGAGAAGCCAGAGGTGGTGGAGTTCGTCTGCCCTCCCCCCGTGACGGAGCAGACATTGTACGAGATGAAGGCCTTGGGCATAGAAAGAGCGTGGATGCAGCCCGGAGCGGAATCGCCCCAGGCCATCCGCTTCTGCGAAGATCAGGGCATCAAGGCCATTCACGGCCTGTGCGTGATGGTGGAACGCCGCATGAAGAGAGGGGGCAAGCCGGCGGAGGATTAG